The following proteins come from a genomic window of Anguilla rostrata isolate EN2019 chromosome 17, ASM1855537v3, whole genome shotgun sequence:
- the LOC135243680 gene encoding guanine nucleotide-binding protein G(I)/G(S)/G(O) subunit gamma-13-like — protein MDEMDLPQMKKEVESLKYQLAFKREKSSKSVTDLVKWIEDGVPEDPFLNPELMKNNPWVEKGKCAIL, from the exons ATGGACGAGATGGACCTGCCGCAGATGAAGAAGGAGGTGGAGAGCCTGAAGTACCAGCTGGCATTCAAGAGGGAGAAATCCTCCAAATCCGTCACAGA CTTAGTGAAGTGGATTGAGGATGGCGTGCCAGAGGATCCTTTCCTGAACCCCGAACTGATGAAGAACAACCCCTGGGTGGAGAAGGGCAAGTGTGCCATCCTTTAA